A region from the Gemmatimonadota bacterium genome encodes:
- a CDS encoding zinc-ribbon domain-containing protein → MNVACPECQSVYRVDPARVLGGAVRARCSVCGGIIAVSEHARWGEDFPDARLDPPKRRESAPERAAEPSPTPSHVPAAGTAQRVPLFASRRPTPATAPAVFPGAALRPPTPKFVPAIPVATPVPPVSAGTPASLRVDAPAVSSATAPESEASPGVPPFAAASGTATSGTSSPQARRPINPFLSNDPNQKARRLARVLVSDMVTYHPQKREDGLRHGTLKQQFRDEIRKSYEEYVEQVGREFAEATSHFQDALNEILAGGQRLF, encoded by the coding sequence ATGAACGTGGCGTGCCCGGAGTGCCAGAGCGTGTATCGCGTCGATCCTGCCCGCGTGCTTGGTGGGGCCGTTCGCGCCCGCTGCAGCGTGTGTGGGGGAATCATCGCGGTGTCGGAGCATGCCCGTTGGGGTGAGGACTTTCCTGACGCGCGTCTGGATCCTCCCAAGCGTCGGGAGTCGGCGCCGGAGCGGGCAGCCGAGCCATCACCGACGCCTTCGCACGTTCCTGCTGCGGGGACTGCGCAGAGGGTGCCTCTCTTCGCGTCTCGACGGCCAACCCCTGCGACCGCCCCCGCGGTCTTTCCAGGGGCGGCCCTAAGGCCGCCCACGCCGAAGTTCGTTCCCGCGATACCCGTGGCAACGCCAGTGCCGCCAGTGAGCGCTGGGACCCCGGCGTCGCTGCGAGTTGATGCTCCCGCGGTCAGCTCGGCGACCGCGCCGGAGTCGGAGGCGTCACCCGGCGTGCCGCCGTTTGCGGCCGCGTCAGGCACAGCAACGTCGGGCACGTCGTCGCCTCAAGCTCGGCGCCCGATCAACCCATTCCTGTCGAACGACCCCAACCAGAAAGCTCGGCGCCTGGCTCGGGTGTTGGTCTCCGACATGGTGACGTACCATCCCCAAAAGCGTGAGGATGGCCTGCGACATGGGACGTTGAAGCAGCAGTTTCGGGATGAGATTCGAAAGAGCTACGAGGAGTATGTCGAGCAGGTCGGTCGGGAGTTCGCCGAAGCGACCTCGCACTTTCAGGATGCCCTGAACGAGATCCTCGCGGGCGGCCAGCGGCTCTTCTAG
- a CDS encoding diguanylate cyclase, with product MDRHPPAVLFSRAHIEPPTALLEWLEAARIPVVAAGTADDLMGIALRGRPRLAVFDMRDSERALSALRRLKSDSYTGVVPAVVLTGVDDSDFEAAYLAGADEILSRAAVDQEFPRRLDMLLRRSDRDVFVHPSTRLPGTIAIEAEMQRRLDAGDRFAACYADLDHFKEFNDRYSYYDGDRVIRFLSILLHDLVKGICGERGFVGHIGGDDFIFLIPTDQVADTCGEIVTTFDTLIPYQYSEQDRHAGYFFGKDRRGQLHRVPLMTLSVGVVTTERRTISRAAQMSHLVTEMKGYAKTLAGSVYSVDRRADGAASGSTTPQRAPRAISIVDE from the coding sequence GTGGATCGACATCCGCCGGCCGTCCTATTCTCTCGCGCCCACATCGAGCCGCCGACAGCGCTGCTCGAATGGCTGGAGGCTGCGCGCATTCCTGTGGTCGCGGCGGGGACTGCCGATGACCTGATGGGAATTGCCCTGCGTGGTCGGCCGAGGTTGGCCGTGTTCGACATGCGGGATTCCGAGCGAGCGTTGTCGGCGCTCCGCCGCTTGAAGTCGGACTCCTACACTGGGGTTGTCCCGGCCGTTGTGCTGACGGGCGTGGATGACTCCGATTTCGAGGCGGCATACCTCGCTGGCGCGGACGAGATCCTGTCGCGTGCTGCGGTCGACCAGGAGTTTCCCCGTCGGCTGGACATGCTGCTCCGCCGGTCGGATCGGGATGTGTTTGTGCATCCGTCGACGCGACTGCCGGGCACGATCGCGATCGAGGCCGAGATGCAGCGGCGGCTCGACGCCGGGGATCGGTTTGCCGCCTGCTACGCCGACCTCGACCATTTCAAGGAGTTCAACGATCGGTACAGCTACTACGACGGGGATCGGGTCATCCGATTCCTCTCGATCCTGCTTCACGACCTGGTGAAGGGGATTTGCGGCGAGCGCGGATTCGTAGGGCATATCGGTGGCGACGACTTTATCTTCCTGATTCCCACCGACCAGGTGGCGGATACGTGCGGAGAGATCGTGACCACGTTCGATACCTTGATCCCGTACCAGTACTCGGAACAGGACCGACATGCGGGTTATTTCTTTGGCAAGGACCGACGGGGCCAGCTGCACCGCGTTCCTCTCATGACGCTGTCGGTGGGTGTCGTGACCACGGAACGCCGCACGATCTCGCGGGCAGCGCAGATGAGTCACCTGGTGACGGAGATGAAGGGATACGCGAAGACCCTCGCTGGATCCGTGTATAGCGTGGATCGGCGCGCAGACGGGGCGGCGAGTGGGAGTACCACGCCGCAGCGCGCGCCGCGGGCCATTAGCATAGTCGACGAATGA
- a CDS encoding Trm112 family protein — translation MSAIPQQLLQLLVCPQCRGPLIENTTNMRLDCGACALGYPVRDGIPIMLRDEAVPLRS, via the coding sequence ATGAGCGCCATTCCACAACAGCTCCTCCAATTGCTCGTCTGCCCGCAGTGTCGAGGGCCCCTGATCGAGAACACGACGAACATGCGGCTCGATTGCGGCGCGTGCGCCCTCGGCTACCCCGTTCGGGACGGCATCCCGATCATGCTGCGTGATGAAGCGGTTCCGCTGCGCAGCTAG
- the prfB gene encoding peptide chain release factor 2, protein MVTSTGSRNCGGIFDVDTRRERLTALEERMSMAGFWNDQESARGVVQEVKTLKGWTEPYASLRARVESAQELDELLRAEPDTTMVAELDREVAAIEGDLRAYELKSLLQGPDDWRDAQIEIAAGAGGTEAMDWAEMLERMYIRWAERHGFALEVLDRSEGEEAGIKGAVLEVRGPSAYGFLRPETGVHRLVRISPFDSNARRHTSFASVFVYPVVNEEINIEIRDEDIKMDVFRASGAGGQHVNKTSSAVRLTHIPSGIVVACQQERSQGKNRATAMKQLKNRLYQLEVEKQAAAKAKLDATKSDVSFGSQIRSYVFQPYTMVNDLRTELKVPDVHRVMDGDLDPFIEAYLKQFGAGAASGAGQGA, encoded by the coding sequence CTGGTTACCTCGACCGGATCGAGGAACTGCGGAGGTATCTTTGACGTCGACACCCGACGCGAGCGCCTGACGGCGCTGGAGGAGCGGATGTCGATGGCGGGGTTCTGGAACGACCAGGAATCCGCGCGCGGCGTGGTGCAGGAAGTGAAGACGCTGAAGGGATGGACCGAGCCGTACGCGAGCTTGCGCGCGCGCGTCGAGAGTGCCCAGGAGTTGGATGAGCTGCTGCGCGCGGAACCTGATACCACGATGGTGGCCGAGCTGGATCGGGAGGTGGCGGCCATCGAGGGCGACCTCCGGGCGTACGAGCTCAAGTCCCTGTTGCAGGGTCCGGATGACTGGCGGGACGCGCAGATCGAGATTGCGGCGGGCGCTGGAGGGACGGAGGCGATGGACTGGGCGGAGATGCTCGAGCGAATGTACATCCGGTGGGCCGAGCGTCACGGGTTCGCTCTGGAGGTGCTCGACCGGTCGGAGGGGGAGGAGGCCGGGATCAAGGGCGCGGTGCTCGAGGTGCGTGGACCGTCGGCGTACGGGTTCCTGCGGCCGGAGACCGGGGTGCATCGCCTCGTGCGCATTTCGCCGTTTGACTCGAATGCCCGCCGGCACACCAGCTTTGCCTCGGTGTTCGTGTATCCGGTGGTCAATGAGGAAATCAACATCGAGATCCGGGATGAGGACATCAAGATGGATGTCTTCCGGGCGAGTGGGGCCGGGGGGCAGCACGTGAACAAGACGAGTTCTGCGGTGCGCTTGACGCACATTCCCTCGGGGATCGTGGTGGCGTGCCAGCAGGAGCGTTCCCAGGGGAAGAACCGGGCCACGGCGATGAAACAGCTGAAGAATCGACTCTACCAGCTCGAGGTGGAGAAGCAGGCGGCGGCCAAGGCGAAGCTCGACGCGACGAAGTCCGACGTGTCATTCGGGAGCCAGATCCGGAGTTATGTGTTCCAGCCCTATACGATGGTCAACGATCTTCGCACGGAGTTGAAGGTGCCTGACGTCCACCGGGTCATGGATGGTGACCTCGATCCGTTCATCGAGGCGTATCTCAAGCAGTTTGGGGCCGGGGCGGCGAGTGGCGCCGGGCAGGGCGCATGA